The segment tctgttttcattttctaaaaaaatgtggaCATATATACATTAAAAGCTTAAAGTTGTGAGGTGATTTTTTGCGAGAGAAAAACATTTGTTGCTcatgtgtaaaaattttatacgtTAGAGTCCCTGGAGTGGATGTGATTTTTATGAAGCCCTTGTAATACTGTGTATTGTTCAAGTAAAACTGCGCGGTTTaagttcaaaacaaaaatgtataaaagcAGTTCAAGCTTTCATCTGCGCATCGACTATTACGTTTTTTAAGTATAATTGACAGATAACACCAAGCTTTAAAGGTTTTTGGCCTGtttcaaagagagaaaattttgacctaCGGCAGAGAAGAGGAGAACATTCGAAAACTtgtaaatgatgaaaaaaagCTGAGTTTCTCCTTAGCGAGTAGCTGTTGCATCTGTATTAGTTTACATAGGTGAGAATTCCAATTGACCAACCTATAAAATGTTAcactaattataaaaaaaaagaaagaataaaatgcGCTGCCCTAGTCATCACTTCCCCCCACTGACAATCCTCGTAATCTTCAGCAGCCGTACCTATAACCACGCAAACCATTCTctatattaactttttatgTGATGAGATgtttattgttgaaaaatgtcCATTTTAAAAACGCGTGCGCTTCACATGATTCCATTTTTGACTCGTCGAAGCCCCTAATGAGTTCAAATATAACAAAACGCAGCACTTTTACTGCACACACAATTGTGTTTTTGGCATTCAAAAAGCTTTTATGTTGTCCCATCTTTTCTTGAGACTTTTTCCTCTTAGCCCCATCATATAAAAGTAAAAGCATACAttcagtaaattaaaaacattatatAAAGTTGTAATTTAACTAAagtaaacttttgaaaaattccagtcgtaaaattaaaatattgcattgaGTGATTCAATAAGAGGAAATGATCCCCTTTCTGTAAAGAGGATACTCCTCTTTCTTTGttatataaatgaaatttatatgaGTAGTCTTCGTGCAccattattttctaataaaagtcacaaaattattcaaagctGCGCTCGTTTCTCTCATTTAACACGCCCTGAGGATGATTGATTAAAAGCCGCAGGTTGGATGGCACCAAGGTTTGTCTTTAATGAATAGCGAGAATATGATTTACAAATCTATTGAAAACCTAAATATATTTGGTATGAATTAGATCAATGAGATAAATACGACAACATTACTTTCTCGTTTCCAAAACTGTAAGgtcaaacaacaaaaacagaACATTCTTTTTCGACTAACAAATTTCTTATTCCACGATCTCAGTCTCCTGCTTTGATGGCGaaccatttttatatttcttttgcaGTTTTACCTCACAATTCTTTCCCGTCTTGAATGATTAtctaaatattcaaatcaacTCCATTGAGTCTAATTGGagcaattttatattaaatagttGGTAGTGCATCTAAAATGCactttgtatattttataaatacaacAAGACAATTTTGCAATCAGAGCTGTAAAAGAGtttctaaaaaatgttgaaattttgacgCTGCTGTGTTGCTCACTTAATGCTCcgattacaaaaaaaaaaaacgaatcgAAAACCTGGATATTTTAACTGCTTACGTACGGGAAGAATGGATTTCAATGCAAGGTCTTTCGCTTGGATCTAGGTGTGCCTTTGGGTGAGCTCACGGGCGTGTTGCCTGTTCGCCTCAAGGAACCAGACAGGTTGAACATCGGCTTGGGGATTTTGGAGCCTGCCACAAGGCCTGCGCAGTTGCTTACTTTTATTATAGTCTGGAAGGAGACTGTGCGGCACTCACCAGGGACCAGGTGTTTGAGTCGCGGATGCGCCGAGCATGGTCTTGGACCTGTCAGGTGAGCCCTCCAGCCGTCTTCCCAGGGCGGAATGTTTAGGTGGCAAAATGGGCAGCGGCTGCCTTTGGATTCGGGTTCAGCCACTAGAAACACATCGCAAAGGGGTCAAGTTAGTGGGAGATTTAAATAGAGTAACATATAATTATATCACAAAAAGAGGCAGAGAgatgatttaaaacatttttccaatttggaaataaaaattacaaaaatcggATTTACTTTTTCGAATCTCGGGGGGTGAAATTACGACCAATAGGGTTAGAAGGGTTGACCCTAAAAACCATTCGGCTTGTCAGGGAAATCAGTCCAAGTAGAACGGAGTGCAGTTTTCTAATTTCTAACGCTTAGAACCCGCGATTTGGGGATCACaacatttggaaaaataaaaaatcgtgtttttcgagattcaaaattaaatttctcaaaaacaaaGCCGAATgacaacttgaaatttttcccaCAAGATTACACGTACCCTGAGACCACTTTTGAGGGGCGTTTcggatttttaagttttccaaATCAAAAAACACCCGACATTTTTGAGAATGAGCCATGATCCCCTTTAACCTTGGCCGATGActtcaaatttggtgtttatTCGATCAGACTTAAGAAAATGAgatcaacttttaaattgcaccaaCTTAAAATGagttaatgcattttaaaaattcgaaattaaaaatatatatactaaAGAAATATAGATttgtacaaatatttaatgtagCTTATCATAATTTTACGCCTAAGGCATGTTATGTCTTTAAAAAGCGAGAGTAATAGACGTCGAAATAATACTTACAAGCGCAACGCCTGGAAGTGATGTGTTCTTCATACGCATCGACGGATATTGCTTCCAAACATCTTCGGCACTTCCTGTAGGTCCTGCGAACCTCGCATACCTCTGTACACGTTCAAATAGTTAGTTCCCattatgtttgatttttcaaaaggggGACAGAAAAAAGATATCGCTCTCACCAAGAAGATGCCTGGTCAGGCAGGCGACCTCGATGACTTGTCTGCAGTGGTTGCACCGCGTCAGCATTGGGCAGGACTTCCAGTAGTGGACGTTGAGGCCCTGCTCAGTGAACGAGGCGTCTctctttttgcagaaaatgcaCATCCTGAAAGCAGATTTCCTGCTTGGAATAATGGTGCTCAAAAAACGCGCGTTGGTTCGCTCGGTAAcgagatttaaataaaatctgaaacATAAAGTACCTCTCCTCTGACGCGGTCGGCGACGGTTGTCCCCTGGACGTGACCTCTGTGCCAGGTGAGGTCAGCGCCGACGCAGAACTCGAGCCGGAGCTGGTGTGCGCTGGCGAAGGTGTCGAGTTGGCTGTGTACCTCGCGATTTGGGACATCGCACTGCGCGTCTTCCGCATTTTTTGCGTTGTAGACGATGCTTTCGTCGAGACGGCAGACGCAGATGCCGTTTCGGCGGCTTCCGCCTCCTCTCGCTGGCTTTGCAGCATGATTTCTTGCTTTCTCTGCACGTAAGCACATTTcagatgtttaaaaatattttttggaactGTATAAAAACCAATATTGAAGCGATTAGCGTGAAAAAAGAAACGGTGCAAGAAACAGCATAAATAAGtctagatttaaatttgtgatgGTGAATCGACACAAAAAACGTCATGTTTCGAGCAAGAGAAAATTGATCGAGTCTTTTAAAGCCACCCCCGGAGATAGGGGATGAGTTCCCTCAACCGCTCCCTCTCAAAAATCTCATTCGTGTGAACATCTgggcaaaattaaacaaatttcatggtacgaaaaatacgaaaaaaatacGTTATATACATAGATCACAATTACTGTGTGCGATTCCCCATCAAGTTAAAcaactttttgcatttttaatctttgaaaatatttgtcctTCGatatgtgaattttttaaaatttccaatccaGTTTTTTGACCTCCCAGTTTTTCAATGATCAATAAATTGTTCAGCATGtcataaactaaattttaggcggcaaaactttcaatttgtcTCTACCAGAAACGAAGTTACGACTGTTTGAAAACTTGATTCGTTTAAGTGTTAAAAATAGGCAAAATAGGcatttcttggaattttaggTTTTATTTGGATGCTTCCCtagaattgaataaatttcctacCGTAATATCAATTCTCTCGAATTCTGCGAAGAGATGGCGGTAGAGCAGATTTCTCCTCGTAAGCTCGTCATCAGGCGGAAGCGCTTTTCTCACAATCCTTGGGTTCACGTGGTAAACTAAGATTAAAACTCGCTCAGCAACCTTCCTCACTGGCTCCGAAGGATGGTGTAGGCCAGACGAGCCAAATTCAGTCAAACTCCTACAAGTCATTCCACTGGACAGCAAATGGATCGAGTAAATTTCCGGCTGAAAAGGATGTAAATGGAAAAGCTAACCTTTGCTTATTACTAGAAATTCCTATTTTCAGTATCAACTGTTCGACCATTTCCATTTTGCTCAGGGCCAGTCTTGGGTGCGTGGTGTTGGTCAAGGGCTTCGTCAAATGGGTCGGGATAAGGTTGACAGTTCTGCAAGCCGATCGTCAGTTGGAAACTCAATACAATTAATACACACGCTTACTTGACATCTGGACAGTCGGCAATATCCAATATAGTCTGCACCGCCATATTATGGATGCGAGGAGTGTTGTCGCCGCTCTTGGATAAAAGTTCCGGCAAAACTCTTTCGATGCTTCTTGAAACTTCCCCACCTGCAACTCTGCAGGACAAAACATATTGGactcaatttttcttctgaTCAAAGATCGTTATCTAACTTACCGCCTTGTAGGCACGAACTGAACGAAAAAAAGGCGCAGAACGTCTGCTGCCAGAGTGTAGACGGCGTAAACTTTGTCCTTGAGGGCTCGGTGCAGTAGGAAAATGGCTGCTCTGGCAGTCTTGTTGGCCGAGTGCTTTTCAAAGCCGTTGCAAGCGTCTGTGGCTGGACGGGTTAGTTCTTCGCGGAGAAGTCGCAGGCCGTCTTCTCGGTCAGCGAATTGCTTCGAGTAAAATTTCTCTACCTGCGATTGTAATGTGTTAGTTGCACACCTAgggcaatttgttttaaataaacaactcACCAAAATGGTACCAAAAACAGAGATGGGCAGGGTCGCTTGTCTCTTTTCCCTGTCGCTCAGGCAGTAGTACCTCTCAGGATCGTAGTTGTCCTGCAGCAGCTCCTCTGCACGCTGGTGACTGCTGTGAATGTGATTAATTCgtgtaaaaattcattctgTTCAAATGGTTTTCGCTTTGGACTAGGGTCGCTGGTTAAACGAATATGTTTTGCGTGCACTTGCCATGTTTGGGGGTCAGGTTTTGGCTGATTTGTGCCCACATTCGACTCTCGTTGCATTGCATGGATTTATTTCGCGGGACGAAtgtcaaacatttaaattaaaaagacacTGGTGCGGAAGCTGAGCTCCTttttcctccaatgaggcccaaGATATTGGGACAGGAAGTTATCCGATCGCTCAATGAACAACGACAATTTTCTGTTCAAACTCTGAGTGAGAATTacataaaattggttttagccataaactatttaaattcattgaaagGGTCGGTTGCTTCTCCTGAATAAGCAAGATTCAAATTAACGAACGCTTACTTTTTGAGCGCGGGCAAGGCGCGCTCTTCGTAAGCCTCAAAAGTGTTTCGCGCGCCCCGTCTCTTGATAAGCGCCACCGTGGTCGCTCCTGGGGGTGAGTGTTGGGTGGTGCCGTTCCTGCTGTTGTTCGGAATGTTGCCGTTTTTCAGGTGCTGGCTGTCGCCGGCGTGAGGCGACGGGTCACGCGATTTCGGACGCAGTCtcggcggcggaggcagcTCGCGTCTCTTGCTCGTGTCCACGGGCGCATCATTCTTTGAATGATACTACAAAAAAGGGTTTTATAGGTACAATTAATAATGCTGGAAATGAAGATTGGTGCTTTAACACTCGCAGGATAATTCAGaaccattaaattttggtttgttaATTGTGAATCAAACACGATGCAGATAAAACCCGTGTGACTGCACGATTTCACATTAGATTATCGATCGAGCGCTTCTATTTCAGGCTCAGGCAGGCTCATCACAGGGCCACGCCCAGCAGGCAATTAGGAGAATGGAAATATATTACGCTTTCTCTCACCCCATTCAACTCGAGCAGAACGGGAATCTCTAGGAAATTGTAGACTTGCTCTCGGTAGTCATCCATTTGTGCCTTCTTCAGCTTGGCCTTGCCGAAGTGTTCCATGCTGATGGCCTGTCTCTTCTCCAGCTCGAATTTGCCGAGTCTCTCGCCAGCGCGACGCAGCTCTTCCATGGCTTGTTTCAGCTTCCTTGCGTACTCGAATCGCTCGCCTGCTTTAGAATGGAAATACTCGGTTTTTTAACATCCCAAATGAACTCACTCATGACGGCTTCCTGCTTTCTCTTCTCCATCTGCCTGATGATCTTGGCGGCCTCAGGGTCCACGTACATCTCGAAGGCCAGGTCGTCGTAGGGAGACGTGTACTGCGGATTGCTGACCAACGTGTTGTTGTTGGCAGCGTTGTCGTGCTCGTCGTTGCGACGCGGAGACTCGGCTTCGCACGTGTTTCCATTCAGAGAGTTGTTATTGTCCTCCGTCCACTGGCCCAGGAGACTCAAAGCCATCAAACTCACCTGGCCAAAATTATCAAACTTTGCTCGTCAACAACGTCTTCAAAACAGGTTAAATAAGGGAAACAGATTGAATGAGCTTGTTTATGAAGGCTGCGATGCTTAATTTGAAAGTTTAGCTAACTCGttaaatgtacaaaaattgcCAGCTCCGCACGGGctctttgattgaaaattgaagcaGAATAAAGCACGATTTGTCCCATGAATATGAGGTCTATCAAATCTAAATAAACTggtaatatttcaaattaagcgTTGAgctgagaaataattaaatcctaTACACACGAAtgtaattcatttaaaactaaacaaataaacagtGAGATAAAagctcaaataattttgaaatctatgAATTATatagaaaacaattaattttaaaatgacataATGTCTAATTCCCAATTGTCAGTGGTGTAACTAGGTTTAGCAATCACTAGATAAAGACACGAGAAATGGTGCAACGCTACTGCCGGTGCTGACAATCAGTAGCGCGAATCCCCAGGCAGCATAGGCATTCCGCCGGGCCCTCGTGATGTGCGCGTTGCCGTTGCACGTGCCAACAAGAAACATTTTCCCCAAGATCATTTACAACCTCCCGACAGACTTTTTATAGCTTGGCAATTTTATTCTATATTTCCTGTTTCTCGTGTCGCAAAGCTGTGTTGGAAAAGCCAAGGAGGAAAATGAGCAGCCTCGTGACTTTTTATTGGGGCGATCACGAGAGGGAAAATTCGGCGCAACTTGCCTGCTCGTGGACGTTTAAATCGTTGGGGTGGTTGGCGTGCAGCACGAGTTTGAGCAGGCGGCCGCAGCACGGCAGCGTCACAGACTTGAGTTCTCGCGCCTGGAAGGCAGTGCCCTGATTATCCGAGAGGGTAACGAAGCCCAGGTACTGGAACGACGCCTGCGAAAAGTTGCCGCTCTTGGCCTGCTCCTCTCCGCACTCGGCGATGAAAAACTCGACCCTGGATGCTGTGAAATAGCAGGCGCCGCTTTGAAAATTGCGTGACTCGATACCGCGCGGGCACGGACAAGAAAAGGCGGCTTGCGCGCCGATACTCACGAATCAAAAACTGATGAGCGAGCAGCTGCACCCTCTGCAACGCCGCTTTCGCGTGCAGCAGCAGGATCAGCTCCTGAGGGAAGGGTGCGTGAGGCGCGCTCCGCCATCCACTGGTGGTTGGAGTCGGGTTGTTCAACTCCGACGCGCGAAAGCCGTCCACCTCacctgaaaaatcgcgttccTTTGAGCCTCTAGTTTAAGAAAATCAGGAAgaaagctaaatttttttagaaaattggctcaaaagtttgaatgCTAACCAAGCATTGGccacgattttatttcacaatttagggagtGCTACGgacattcaataatttttctataaatttggCACAATCTGAAACTTAACTCAAccctgatttcatttttgcacattgagAAACTCAATGAACCATACTCTtgctaaattcaaaaaaagttCTTAGTTGTTGGCCAGTAAAGCTCTTGTTGACATTGACAGCAGGAAAAACGTGGGAATAAATCAAGCAAAGTGAACGGCATAATATGAATATTCATGTTTTGCAGggaagaaaaagaaacaagAAGACCACTCTTGGCAAATGCATGTACTTACTGGACGAAAAGATTACGTCGAAAGTAATTTTGTACGGCATTGTGAGTTAATTTGCGGCGATCGGTGCGTCCAAAGGGCCGCGGCTGGGCTGCAGCATCCTGAAAAGAGCGGCAATTAGGTCGGCTTTGCATTTTATACGTGACAGCCGCTTGGCCGCCCTCTCATTAAACAAACAAGCCAAAATGGACAAACATACGCAGTGAGTGATGGGCCGGACACGCAAGCCCGGCCGCGCAAATTCCGTGTTGACAACAGTGGCGGCTCGGGCCGACCTGACCAACAAAGAGCAAAATCACGTACCTTCGGCTGGCGCGGCGTTAGAAACGGCGAGGTGTCTCTGCTGGAAGGATGCGAATCAGTGCAGGCAGCATTGGAGATGAAGCAgagtgtgtgagagagagagagagagagagagagagagagagggtcgGGCCGCGCAAGACTCACCCGTGCAGATCGATAACGCGCTGTTTTGCCAGAAACATTCTGCAAGCGGCCGCCGCACAAAAACGGCTCCAATGGAGCTGCCGCTGGAGTTCCATCGGTGCAGCGATGAGCAGACGCGCACTCGGCGCCTCCACCACGCAGACGCCCCACTATCTACGATTATGCGGACAATTTTTAGCAATCTTGCTTAATTTCCTCGAAATTTCTGTGCCGTCAAAAATTGATGATCATTTGGACAGGACAATTTTTACTTGTGACGAAATAAgaatatgattttttgcatCTATTTGTCAACTCAGAcaccaataaaattatttaattgtgcACCGAAATGTAGGTTGTAAGAAAAGccacatttttctaattgtttattaatattgattattttaccgatgataaaattgtgaaatagaaaaaacaatacaattaaaaatcgaattcataggttttggcattttatttctgtCTGTGTGTTGCAACCTCACTTCCTAAATAAGTAGGGTAGATTATCgaaattttatcacaaaaacccaattttgtttactttttcgtgtttttgcaaatcttgtcaactccaaatctctggttctaaccatcagaatcgTAAAAACTAAACACCGTTAGACTTTTCTTGACCTTATTACCTGAAAGGCCGAAGAGTTTAAGGGGTGCTTACTCCCACCCCCTTTCAACCGACTGCTACAATTGACAATGAGATGACTGAGGTCTCacggttttccaaaatttcccgTAAAACCCAAAAAATGAACACATTTTTAACGACGCAACCTTTTATTATAGACTGATTTCTGGTGTGAATTTCGTTGAATTCGTGATTCGTGGCAATCTTGGCCTCCGCCCTGTGATGTACGAGCAATGGGGTCTCCAATCCCGAAATTCGTTCCCGCCGCTACTGATAATTAGCAGGTCAGCGTGTTGGTGGCAGCACCGTCGTTGAGGCTGTGCTTGGCGGCGTTGCCgtgccgcgccgcgccgcaaGCCACGATTTTTCACTGCAGCCGAAATGTCTGATGGTCGCAAGTAAACAATGATGCTCATCGGCAAGTATCGCTCGGGAATAAGACACCAAATTTCTGTCCGTCCTTCGGCGTGAATACCCTGATGGCAAAATGCTCAAAGCTGGCAAAAGCGATGTAATCGGCTCGGGAAATGGTGCGTTTTCTATTTGATCTTTGGGCGATTCGCagaaacaaattataattcttGCAGCTAACCTGAGTCTTACTCCAGCAGAAAATAAGGTCCTGACTAACAACCAGGGTGGgcgagatgaaattaaaaatgaagtagATTTGACCGTCACAGACGGCTTTGACTTCTCTGAGGATGAAGGTTTGTATTGTAATTTAGCATAATGTTCAGAATATTACACAAATAATCGCTTTCAGAATTTGAGCATTTGAGTGAATACATAGACATATCTGAAATAGCAGCTAAACTAAATATTAGTCACGATGACAATGAAACAAGCAAGGACAGTCCAACAGAAGAGTCCGACCCGTTAGCTCCTGACCAGGACAGAAAGCCAATTCAGGACGAATGGAAGACTAATTGGGGCATAAAGTGTGGTATTTGTGGCATTGTAAGCAATTTGGCTTCATctgaaacttaaaataatatctaaaTTCTCCGCAATTCAAAGGTGGTCGCAAACAGACCTAGTTTTGAAACTCATTTCACGGAAAACCACCCTGGAAAAGCGTTAGTATACCAGTGTTCCTACTGCAACAAGGTCATGGACCACTACACAACCTTCAGATCTCATCGATACCGACATGTTACTGAAGGCAGATACAAGTAAGGAAATTAGCAAACCCTCAATCAGTTTATCAGGGTCACTGAAAAATgaagtattaaaattatcctGTGCTCTCAAgcttttaaagcaatttaaacCTCCGTAGATTGTTTAGTTTCTTTTTTAGCGCAGTGAAGaccttaaatttgatttaaattgaaaaatgtgagcttgaaaatttttctcacaagTCAGATTTGACGTTTAGCCCaaaggttaattaaaaaataaataatgaaaaccaaaatcaatatAGAAGTGCAGATTATGCGGCCGTTGGCGGGGGTGGGGGCGGCATTTATGTGCATTCAACTCGAAATTTTACGGCGACTCTAACCAGCCTTGGTTTTTAACTCTACAACCCATAGCAGCCGAGTTAAAACTAAAAAGTTGAGAAACGCAATTTTTGACACTTGCAAACTGTGGTTTTCGGGGTCCAGGTGGTGGTGCCCTATAGGGCGCACGGTGCTTATTTCAGTACCAATCGATGCACCGTGTGCGGTTTACCAAAATCAGAtcatttttcgagtttttaataattttttccgccaattttttgaaaaagtcgaaattgttaaaaaatgaatggttttatttttattaaaattcggccgttgtCCGATTGTCGACCACGCCCCCTCATCAGACAGGTCTCGGGATGGGCTATGACCTGCGGTACTCAATCGACCTTTTACAGGGTACCCCGCGACCCGAGATCCGCTCCAAGCCcagtttttaatgctttttcagtaattttgagCATATTTGGCGATACTTGGTGACGATTTTTCAATCCCGTCTGATatcgaccttcctcaggtcgcgcgacctgagAACTGTTTTTACGCGGTTTTGATGCCGCCTTCGCTTGTATTGTCTTTTGGTCAATTACATCGCCTCGATGGACAGTAACCCTGAGGGTCCAAGAGGCCacttacttttttttaataatcaagtctgtgagtaaattttgatttgaatttcaggTGCAACTTCTGCAACAAGGGCTTCTCTGTGCGCTCGCTGCTGAAAGTGCACACAGAATCGAAACATCATCAAAGCAAGCCGTACATATGTGAAACGTGCGGCAAGGGATTCGGAACAAAGCCAGGTTTGAAGCTGCACATGGAGAAGCACAAGGTGGCCTACCTGGGCAAAGAGTGGCCGTGCAACGTCTGCGGCAAAGTGTAATTCCGGCTGGTCGCGTGGTCCAAGAGTATTCTCACCATTGATTATTTGTCAGATTGCTCACAAGCTCTGGACTGAAGGCGCACTTGGCGGTGCACGAGCAGGGCAAACGCTTCATGTGCGAGTTGTGCGGCAAAACTTTTACCCAAAAGGTCAACATGCAGCAGCATCTGAAGGGCCACACCGGGGAAAAGCCGTACACGTGCGACATTTGTGGCAAAAGGTACTAATCCGTCACTCCTCAACCGAGCAAAACTCAATTTCTGCTGACAGGTTCGCGGAAAAGTCGCACTTGAACCGGCATTGCAGCTTCCACAGTGATGATAGGCCTTTCAAGTGTGATATTTGTGGCAAAATGTACAAGACTGAGCGCTGCCTGAAGGTACAAAATGAGccatgaaaataatatcaccCTTATATTTCGTGATTTTCCAGGTTCACTTGATGACTCACAAGTCTGAAAGACCCTGCAAATGCAATTACTGCGGAAAGGGATTTCTCTCCAACAACAAACTGAAGGTACAGCTTATTGTTATGAGCCTTACGAGGGTTCCTTTTAATCGGAAAAACCTTTTATTCGCTCATTAGGGAAGTGAACCTATTAATCctaaaaaatcctgaaaaattgGCAACTTTATTCCGTTTGAGAGCTTAAAAGGTTGATGCCAGATGAAAGGCGAGAATCTATTCAGAAAAACTTTAAATCTGGACATGGCGTgcttaacagaaaaaatattagttttggAAAACCAGCTATATATAATTGTCAGTTTTCCTAGTGATCTCAGATCAGCACTTATGGCAAAAAACAGGACAGATCCTGAATGCTGATAAAATCCTTAGTTTTTCTCGTGGTAAATTGTTGTTTAACAATAAGTTCTTATTTTCTGCAAGGGAATTTTGAATAGAACACttggaaaagttttaaatccGATAATTTTTCGTAAGTTtttaaaagtggaattttaGGAACGATTTGAGGCCACGTTAAGGTAATTCCATGCAATTCGTgctaaaatttactttcaaacAATTCTTATacctattttttgtttcatccaCAGCAACACAAGAACATTCAC is part of the Cloeon dipterum chromosome 1, ieCloDipt1.1, whole genome shotgun sequence genome and harbors:
- the LOC135948113 gene encoding centrosomal protein of 104 kDa isoform X3, with translation MPYKITFDVIFSSSEVDGFRASELNNPTPTTSGWRSAPHAPFPQELILLLHAKAALQRVQLLAHQFLIPSRVEFFIAECGEEQAKSGNFSQASFQYLGFVTLSDNQGTAFQARELKSVTLPCCGRLLKLVLHANHPNDLNVHEQVSLMALSLLGQWTEDNNNSLNGNTCEAESPRRNDEHDNAANNNTLVSNPQYTSPYDDLAFEMYVDPEAAKIIRQMEKRKQEAVMSERFEYARKLKQAMEELRRAGERLGKFELEKRQAISMEHFGKAKLKKAQMDDYREQVYNFLEIPVLLELNGYHSKNDAPVDTSKRRELPPPPRLRPKSRDPSPHAGDSQHLKNGNIPNNSRNGTTQHSPPGATTVALIKRRGARNTFEAYEERALPALKNSHQRAEELLQDNYDPERYYCLSDREKRQATLPISVFGTILVKKFYSKQFADREDGLRLLREELTRPATDACNGFEKHSANKTARAAIFLLHRALKDKVYAVYTLAADVLRLFFVQFVPTRRVAGGEVSRSIERVLPELLSKSGDNTPRIHNMAVQTILDIADCPDVKTVNLIPTHLTKPLTNTTHPRLALSKMEMVEQLILKIGISSNKQSGMTCRSLTEFGSSGLHHPSEPVRKVAERVLILVYHVNPRIVRKALPPDDELTRRNLLYRHLFAEFERIDITRKQEIMLQSQREEAEAAETASASAVSTKASSTTQKMRKTRSAMSQIARYTANSTPSPAHTSSGSSSASALTSPGTEVTSRGQPSPTASEERKSAFRMCIFCKKRDASFTEQGLNVHYWKSCPMLTRCNHCRQVIEVACLTRHLLEVCEVRRTYRKCRRCLEAISVDAYEEHITSRRCALAEPESKGSRCPFCHLNIPPWEDGWRAHLTGPRPCSAHPRLKHLVPGLVAGSKIPKPMFNLSGSLRRTGNTPVSSPKGTPRSKRKTLH
- the LOC135948113 gene encoding centrosomal protein of 104 kDa isoform X1 — encoded protein: MPYKITFDVIFSSSEVDGFRASELNNPTPTTSGWRSAPHAPFPQELILLLHAKAALQRVQLLAHQFLIPSRVEFFIAECGEEQAKSGNFSQASFQYLGFVTLSDNQGTAFQARELKSVTLPCCGRLLKLVLHANHPNDLNVHEQVSLMALSLLGQWTEDNNNSLNGNTCEAESPRRNDEHDNAANNNTLVSNPQYTSPYDDLAFEMYVDPEAAKIIRQMEKRKQEAVMTGERFEYARKLKQAMEELRRAGERLGKFELEKRQAISMEHFGKAKLKKAQMDDYREQVYNFLEIPVLLELNGYHSKNDAPVDTSKRRELPPPPRLRPKSRDPSPHAGDSQHLKNGNIPNNSRNGTTQHSPPGATTVALIKRRGARNTFEAYEERALPALKNSHQRAEELLQDNYDPERYYCLSDREKRQATLPISVFGTILVKKFYSKQFADREDGLRLLREELTRPATDACNGFEKHSANKTARAAIFLLHRALKDKVYAVYTLAADVLRLFFVQFVPTRRVAGGEVSRSIERVLPELLSKSGDNTPRIHNMAVQTILDIADCPDVKTVNLIPTHLTKPLTNTTHPRLALSKMEMVEQLILKIGISSNKQSGMTCRSLTEFGSSGLHHPSEPVRKVAERVLILVYHVNPRIVRKALPPDDELTRRNLLYRHLFAEFERIDITRKQEIMLQSQREEAEAAETASASAVSTKASSTTQKMRKTRSAMSQIARYTANSTPSPAHTSSGSSSASALTSPGTEVTSRGQPSPTASEERKSAFRMCIFCKKRDASFTEQGLNVHYWKSCPMLTRCNHCRQVIEVACLTRHLLEVCEVRRTYRKCRRCLEAISVDAYEEHITSRRCALAEPESKGSRCPFCHLNIPPWEDGWRAHLTGPRPCSAHPRLKHLVPGLVAGSKIPKPMFNLSGSLRRTGNTPVSSPKGTPRSKRKTLH
- the LOC135948113 gene encoding centrosomal protein of 104 kDa isoform X5; its protein translation is MPYKITFDVIFSSSEVDGFRASELNNPTPTTSGWRSAPHAPFPQELILLLHAKAALQRVQLLAHQFLIPSRVEFFIAECGEEQAKSGNFSQASFQYLGFVTLSDNQGTAFQARELKSVTLPCCGRLLKLVLHANHPNDLNVHEQVSLMALSLLGQWTEDNNNSLNGNTCEAESPRRNDEHDNAANNNTLVSNPQYTSPYDDLAFEMYVDPEAAKIIRQMEKRKQEAVMTGERFEYARKLKQAMEELRRAGERLGKFELEKRQAISMEHFGKAKLKKAQMDDYREQVYNFLEIPVLLELNGYHSKNDAPVDTSKRRELPPPPRLRPKSRDPSPHAGDSQHLKNGNIPNNSRNGTTQHSPPGATTVALIKRRGARNTFEAYEERALPALKNSHQRAEELLQDNYDPERYYCLSDREKRQATLPISVFGTILVKKFYSKQFADREDGLRLLREELTRPATDACNGFEKHSANKTARAAIFLLHRALKDKVYAVYTLAADVLRLFFVQFVPTRRVAGGEVSRSIERVLPELLSKSGDNTPRIHNMAVQTILDIADCPDVKTVNLIPTHLTKPLTNTTHPRLALSKMEMVEQLILKIGISSNKQSGMTCRSLTEFGSSGLHHPSEPVRKVAERVLILVYHVNPRIVRKALPPDDELTRRNLLYRHLFAEFERIDITRKQEIMLQSQREEAEAAETASASAVSTKASSTTQKMRKTRSAMSQIARYTANSTPSPAHTSSGSSSASALTSPGTEVTSRGQPSPTASEERMCIFCKKRDASFTEQGLNVHYWKSCPMLTRCNHCRQVIEVACLTRHLLEVCEVRRTYRKCRRCLEAISVDAYEEHITSRRCALAEPESKGSRCPFCHLNIPPWEDGWRAHLTGPRPCSAHPRLKHLVPGLVAGSKIPKPMFNLSGSLRRTGNTPVSSPKGTPRSKRKTLH